The following nucleotide sequence is from Mangifera indica cultivar Alphonso chromosome 1, CATAS_Mindica_2.1, whole genome shotgun sequence.
GGGAGAGTctaaggccatataaaccccacattagttgttcatactttctaatgtgggaTATAAGTTTCATACCTTGTATTTGGGATTCTAACATACCATTACGCTCGGCAACCTCAGCGCCCATGTGAGTTGGTTATGTGCTAGCTCCTTGCTAGCCCTGGGTGAATGCTACAATGCTTGCGTTACCACCCACATTgcacgattgcaactgagaGACGTGGGAGACGTGGTGATGATTTTAATACTAAATGATATAAACCTTAGGAGAACTACACCTCAAAAGTTAGCtgttgagatgggagagcccaaaattatataaaccccGCACTAGTTGcctatactttccaatgtgggatccaagtcttaTACCTTACACTTGGAATCTTAACAATGACAAAAAATGACAAAgcaaaaattatttacttatttgaaattgtaaaagaatgttttaaatcataaatctcTTCTTGTAGTATTTGAAATGCTTTCTGGTGTTGAAAAGGTGAATAACATTAGATTGCTTGAGAATTAGTCCTGATTTGTTTTGGTACTAGAATATCAGTGTTTGGCTTCATTACAACAATTTGTGCCTTACTGTGACATGATGAATTTTGGGCTCAAATCAGTGTTGCAATTTCATGGGTTTGACTCGAAGCTTAAGTTGTGGTCGAAcatattttatctcatttttctcttttcttttgattCTTATAGTTCAATAGAGTTTGAGGAAAAGATGAACATATACTAAAATGAGAGTGCAGCTGTTATACAAAGTTGATAGCAATGTCATAAAAtgaatcttatttatttatcgCTTCAGTTCGCTTGTGATTGTTTTTCAATGATTTAGTTTTCTTGTTCACACCATTCAAGTCATTTGTCTTCTCTTTTCTCTGTGTGTCGTTCTTGTTTGATTGGTAATTTTGTGTTCAGGTGATGTTAACAGCATCAGCATCGGTTCTGGAACCAATATTCAGGACAATTCTCTTGTTCATGTAGCAAAATCAAATTTAGCAGGAAAGGTTTTACCAACCATCATTGGAGATAATGTTACAGTCGGTGAGTGACAGAAAATCACCTTCGAAATCTCAGCAAGGCCGTGCTAGGGTTTTTTCTTGAAGAATCTTGAATTTATGATTATCAATATGGAATGAACAGGTCACAGTGCTGTCTTACATGGATGTACTGTTGAAGATGAAGCATTTGTCGGTATGGGTGCAACCTTGCTTGATGGAGTTTATGTTGAGAAACATGCCATGGTTGCTGCTGGTGCTCTAGTGAGGCAGAACACCAAAATTCCTTGTGGAGAGGTCTGTAAACACTTCTCAATTGATCTTTCAGAGTTATTTCACCCAAAATTCCACAAACCTACAATTTTTAAGAGAGCTTTTGATGTTTGTATTAATGGAAtagatgaataattttattgtttcaatatttataaGAACATTATAATGATAAAGCCATGCAATGGCTACCTTAAGTTGCTTAGGCTTATGTTCAAATGTAGCTTGGACACTTTTTGTTGAATCAGAATATCTAAACTGGGACTTAGTAATGTAGTAATCTGGAgctaatatttcaatttgaagACAATAATGTGTCATATGCATATCATATTGGTCATAGGATACTTAATAATAGAGAATGTGGTAATCAACAGCGTCTGTGCTTCATTTAGTTGCTGGTTTGATCCTTGTGGCTTTTTTTCTATGATATACATCCTGGTGTTATTTCTTTCCCTCTTCCATACATCCTGCTGCTATTTCTTCCCTTTCCTTCTTCCAAATGTGCTTTTTCTTTGATCATAATATTGTCTTTTATTTGTGTCTGATGCTGTTTATACACCCTTGAATTTTCTCGTTTGGTTGAAGTAATTGTGCTGGAAACTTCAGGTTTCAAACGGAAATCCATCAATTTTTGGCCTCAGCAATTTTACTTAGTTAATTCTTCTAACTTGTATTCTGACCACTAAAACTGTGTGCTTTTATATCATGAGTACCAATTTAGATACCAATCATGGTGTGTCaccatatgattggatgattttgaattaagaatgaAGTAAAACTTAATCACATGGAAACACATCCAAATTAGCAATAGCACATGGTATTACTCTATTTAGACAGGCTGAACGTCtcctttcttttctgttttcttttataGGGGTTTGAAAACTCTCATAGGAGCAACATCTAGAATGCTTTGTCAAAGCTGGCTGATTTAGTAGCTTTTAGtaaatgtaattattaatattgaagTCCATGCAGTAGATTCAGCCTGCTGGTGGATGGTTCAAAAAGGATTTGGCCACAATTAACTCTATAGTTAACACTAGTTTTGTTCATTTaatttcaagtttgatttgaaattgcAGTTTTAGTTCCAAAATGGACATGGCTGACAATTGGAGTTATTATGattcaaaaattattgataaacaCACTTTTACTGGCTACAGGTTTGGGGAGGTAATCCTGCGAGGTTCCTAAGGAAGCTCACCGAAGAAGAGATGGCCTTCATCTCCCAGTCAGCCTTAAATTATTGCAACTTGGCCCAGGTTCATGCAGCTGAAAATGCAAAGAGTTTTGATGAAATCGAATTTGAGAAGGTGCTTCGCAAGAAATTTGCACGTCGCGATGAGGCATATGATGAAATGCTTGGTGTTGTTCGTGAAACACCTCCAGAGCTTAGCCTTCCTAATAATATTGTGCCTGACAAAGTGCCAAAAACAGCTTAAACGTGGTTAATCCTGGGTAGGTTTCTTCTCTTGAAATTCAAAGTTACTGGATATTTTGTCAATTGCAGGATTTGTAGGATATTGGCGcttttcaattcaataatttttgggAGCATGCCAAAATGTCATAATTCAAACATGGTGCATTTCAGGCATAAATGGTTTTTCTCATCCAGTTTGGCTTTAGATACCATATTTTCCTCTTTTGAAGAGAATAATCTGTAATAGAACTTATGTCTtgataatctaaaataaaacattCTCTAATGTATTTGTACTTTGAAAGCACAATTGCTTTACATTTGTTTATCACAAATAAAGAATTCTGATTCAAACATTTGGAGCCTGCAATTGTTGATGGGGAAAGTTTTAGAATTCAAGAAAGGCTGTAAGATTGGCGTAATGTGCCATTAGATGGCCTCAAGAAAGTGAATGGAGCAAATAAAAGACAATCGCGGAAGGGTAACATGCCTTATCCAAGGGGCTGGTAAAGTCTTAGGTCTTTAATTATTTCCTCCATGAAAGGACCCTCTGCAATTCATATGAGTTCTCCTTAAATGAGTCTATTATTTCCTCTATGATTATTAGTATCCGATGATATATGATAAGTATTATATAATGCgataaatgtgaaaaataatatgtattataaggtatattaaattaatacaatattatagatgtattgtattatacaatatgtattatacgatacgatatatattgTCATACCTTGTTAAAGAAAATACTGATATAATaaggtgtatataaaaaatttaaaatttttaaggatatttataatatttttcaaaataataatgtttcaattaaatttttttatttttttattaattaataataatttatattttaaaagttaaatcttatgatatgatacgatattCGATacattataaagaaaattaagttttcaatatataatatgatatatgattcgattactataattttcttttattggaTAAAATTGGCGGgcttttatattattatgtggtcgaaagacttatttccatccaaagtttaatttattgtaaaaataatactcgctgatttaaaaaaatttaaatacatattcattatctaatttttgttaaaatttattattaaatacatgaataaaaatattatttaattaataatatttaaaaaaataaaattttatcacctttccttattttagttttaaacattaataattttttttataactttttatttttaaattttaaagagtaaCGTTTAATATAAACTCGAATACAAACAAGAAGAACATCAAACGTATAAGCGAATCCTaaatttcttgttctttttaTGAAGAGGACTAAATCGAGAGAAAACATCCCATATTAACATGACAGAAAGAAACTTTGTAAGCATATATCGTAAGTTCCTAGTTCCATACAATAAAACCTAAGCAGGAACATGTAGATccatttaataagaaattttcacagtaaattattaattttttaagaattttattgatgaaaatttaaaataaggcTTCAAACATTTAACTAAGAttagtttcttttaatttttttattataaatatttaagaatcATTAAGTATTTATTGGTTTCTGTCCTTACCTAATTTTATGGAGTATGTTTGTAAACAAGGTTTCCAGAAAATTTGAAGAGGCCACTGTTTCCTGACCCGGAAAAACCAAAAACTCAGACCCGTCGTTCCATGACCCGATTCATTCGGTATCCAATCTTCCCCGCCAAAAACCCCAAGACTTACTGCTCAAATGTTAGTAGTGCTGCTACAATACACTTGCAAAAACGCAGCCTATACACTCACCAATTGTTTGATGAAATTCCTTACAGAGATCTCCGTTCCCTCAACTCTCAGCTTGCTTCGTACGCTCGTAGCCGCAATTTTCTTGCAGCGTGGACCCTCTTTTGGCACATGCATTGTGCAGGCCTTAAACTTAGTGCTTATACTTTCACGCCAGCTTTGGGCGCTTGTTCTTCTTTGCCTGGACCAGAACGCGGCAAACAAGTCCATGGTTTAATGATCAAAACTGGTGCAGATACGGGTATCGTGTCCAAGACTGCGCTAATGGATATGTATTTCAAGTATGGGTTATTGAGTGAGTCGGTTAAAGTTTTTGAGGAGATGGAGTTTAAGGATGTTGTCACTTGGAATGCTTTGTTGTCTAACTTTTTAAGAGAAGGTCTTGTTAAGGAAGCGTTTGGTGTTTTTGAGGCGATGAGAAGGGAAGGAGTTGAGTTTAGTGAGTTTACTTTATGTACTGTTCTTAAGGCTTGTGCTTCTTTGAAGGCATTTGAGCAAGGGAAACAGGTGCACGGTTTGGTGGTTGTCTTAGGCCGGGATTTGGTGGTTCTGGGTACTGCACTTATTGATTTTTACTCAGTTTTTGGATGTATTAGTGATGCCATGAAAGTCTTCTATAGTTTGGATAGTAAAGTAGATGATGTTATGAAAAATTCCTTGATATCTGGATGTGTTCAAAATAGGAAGTATGAAGAGGCTTTTTCGGTTATGAGTACAATGAGACCAAATGTGGTTGCACTTACTACTGCTCTTGCTGCTTGTTCTGAGAATTCAGATTTGTGGATTGGGAAGCAGATCCACTGTTTAGCTGTTCGATTTGGGTTTACTTGTGATACCCAATTGTGCAATGTACTGCTAGacatgtatgcaaaatgtggtAAAATATCGAATGCTGGCACCTTATTTGATAGAATTTGTCAAAAAGATGTTGTTTCTTGGACAAGCATGATCGATGCATACGGAAGTCATGGACATGGGCTTGAAGCTCTTGAATTGTTCAAAAAGATGGGTGCAGAAGGAAGGGGGGTTT
It contains:
- the LOC123195405 gene encoding gamma carbonic anhydrase 1, mitochondrial-like, giving the protein MGTLGKAIYSVGFWIRETGQALDRLGCRLQGNYYFQEQLSRHRTLMNIFDKAPVVDKEAFVAPSASVIGDVQVGRGSSIWYGCVLRGDVNSISIGSGTNIQDNSLVHVAKSNLAGKVLPTIIGDNVTVGHSAVLHGCTVEDEAFVGMGATLLDGVYVEKHAMVAAGALVRQNTKIPCGEVWGGNPARFLRKLTEEEMAFISQSALNYCNLAQVHAAENAKSFDEIEFEKVLRKKFARRDEAYDEMLGVVRETPPELSLPNNIVPDKVPKTA
- the LOC123216242 gene encoding pentatricopeptide repeat-containing protein At5g66500, mitochondrial codes for the protein MTRFIRYPIFPAKNPKTYCSNVSSAATIHLQKRSLYTHQLFDEIPYRDLRSLNSQLASYARSRNFLAAWTLFWHMHCAGLKLSAYTFTPALGACSSLPGPERGKQVHGLMIKTGADTGIVSKTALMDMYFKYGLLSESVKVFEEMEFKDVVTWNALLSNFLREGLVKEAFGVFEAMRREGVEFSEFTLCTVLKACASLKAFEQGKQVHGLVVVLGRDLVVLGTALIDFYSVFGCISDAMKVFYSLDSKVDDVMKNSLISGCVQNRKYEEAFSVMSTMRPNVVALTTALAACSENSDLWIGKQIHCLAVRFGFTCDTQLCNVLLDMYAKCGKISNAGTLFDRICQKDVVSWTSMIDAYGSHGHGLEALELFKKMGAEGRGVSPNSVTFLVVLSACAHSGLVEQGRKCFNLMRQKYGLDPGPEHYVCLIDTLGRAGQIEEVWCLFNDMLKNGTKITPAVWAALVNACSHCVDVTRGEFAAKHLLELEPDNPANYVLLSNFYATIGNWDASEHLRSIMRKKGLPKEVGSSWVS